AGCAAGTCAGGCAAATTGCCCAAGCACTTTTCAAATCGCCAAGAATTTCGTCTGGCCCAAGTAATATTTATTTTGTTGCAAAGCAGGCGGGGAAAATCATTGGCTTTTCCCACCTTGTGATGCAAGGTGGGACTGGTGCAAGCCAGACAGTGCTGCAGGGCTTAGGGGTTGCAAAAAAATACCAGGGAAGAGGCGTTGGGACTCTTCTGGTTGAAGCTTCAATTGCCCACTGCAAGAGACTTGGGGTGCAAAGCATTCTCCTGAAAGTCAAGGCATTTAACCCGGCATTGAGCCTATACTTAAAAGAGGGCTTTGTCCAATCATTTGTGGAGAAAAACATAGTGATGAAATACAGGCAGCCAAACTGAACACAAAATTAATCAATACTGATTGACAAGAAACACAAACATTATTCACAAACAATATTCACTACTATTAAAGCACTAAAATAGTCCAATATGCTGCGGGGCGCTTATCTATGGCATTTGACATAAACGGCTTTATCCAGGCCTATT
The sequence above is drawn from the Candidatus Parvarchaeota archaeon genome and encodes:
- a CDS encoding GNAT family N-acetyltransferase — protein: QVRQIAQALFKSPRISSGPSNIYFVAKQAGKIIGFSHLVMQGGTGASQTVLQGLGVAKKYQGRGVGTLLVEASIAHCKRLGVQSILLKVKAFNPALSLYLKEGFVQSFVEKNIVMKYRQPN